One segment of Chryseobacterium viscerum DNA contains the following:
- a CDS encoding T9SS type B sorting domain-containing protein, whose translation MRKFLLFILLCISHTYYSQADCATALSVCGNSNITYSPTGYGNIKELVNSGSCIDFTGEHNSIWYKITIATGGTLTFDLVPNNPDADYDWAIFGPNVTCGSLGSPIRCNAATVIGPGPATGLNMTSTLLSAAGGSLTPYCRYMDVLPGQTYYLFIDNWVSSTSSTTAPFSLTWGGTATLASPFTDPNIQTQPFNPPGIPAANPADPREVVICSSTALFDFSTLSAGILNGNQNFNVSYHLSQNDALTGNNPITAPITVNTTTVYYYSINYTDPTNATNPLNKCKQVGTFKFKDGSITVKNATLTQCNNNNAGTALFDLTTADVIGNPNVTKKYYHTMADLNAGVNEITTPMAFVSAEGIIYVKVISEFGCTAVAQITLKFYPVVVVNEATLRSCFIEGNPFTASFNLVNASVTGQTNPTKKYYPSMTDAVNQTNEILNANNYIAPNGFVYVRVSNAQGCYTVARITLVVIEPVYSATLKDVTICAEDQATLDAGAGFKSYEWSTGATTQTIKAGIGVYWVKLKTGECIATQTVKVLPSEQPVVSGIDISNNTITVSVIGGNPAYKYSIDNIIWQDSNIFNNLSRGDHKVYVKDAYDCDPIEIGIVVPNLINVITPNADGINDVIDYSALANKQNLIMNVFDRYGNKIFQADRSNGYKWDGTQGGRRVPTGTYWYSITWNENDKNNTAIKFTGWVLVKNRE comes from the coding sequence ATGAGAAAATTTTTACTTTTTATACTTCTATGCATCTCTCATACTTATTATTCTCAGGCAGATTGTGCTACCGCATTGTCCGTTTGCGGAAACTCAAATATCACTTATAGTCCCACGGGATATGGTAATATAAAAGAATTAGTAAACTCCGGAAGTTGTATAGACTTTACCGGAGAGCACAATTCTATCTGGTACAAAATTACGATTGCTACTGGAGGTACCCTTACTTTTGATCTGGTTCCGAATAATCCGGATGCCGATTATGACTGGGCAATTTTTGGCCCTAATGTAACCTGTGGAAGCTTAGGCTCACCAATACGTTGTAATGCAGCAACAGTTATCGGGCCTGGTCCTGCTACAGGATTAAATATGACAAGCACTCTTTTAAGTGCTGCCGGAGGTTCTCTGACTCCTTACTGCAGATATATGGATGTTTTACCAGGACAAACGTATTATTTGTTTATTGATAACTGGGTAAGCAGTACCAGCTCTACAACCGCTCCGTTTTCTTTGACATGGGGTGGAACTGCTACACTGGCTTCACCGTTTACAGACCCTAATATCCAGACGCAGCCGTTTAATCCTCCTGGAATTCCGGCGGCTAATCCTGCCGATCCAAGAGAAGTGGTAATATGCTCAAGTACAGCTCTGTTTGATTTTTCTACACTGTCTGCAGGAATTCTTAATGGAAATCAAAACTTTAATGTAAGTTATCATCTGAGTCAGAATGATGCTTTAACGGGGAATAATCCTATTACAGCTCCTATTACAGTAAATACAACTACTGTTTACTATTACAGTATCAATTATACCGATCCTACCAATGCCACCAATCCGCTTAATAAATGTAAACAGGTTGGAACGTTTAAATTCAAAGACGGTTCTATTACGGTTAAAAATGCAACATTAACCCAATGTAACAATAATAATGCAGGTACAGCTTTATTTGATTTAACCACAGCAGATGTCATTGGAAACCCGAATGTCACTAAAAAATATTATCATACGATGGCAGACCTCAATGCCGGAGTCAATGAGATTACTACCCCTATGGCATTTGTCTCTGCAGAAGGGATTATTTATGTAAAAGTCATCTCTGAATTTGGATGTACCGCGGTTGCACAGATCACTTTGAAGTTTTATCCGGTAGTCGTTGTGAATGAAGCGACATTAAGATCATGTTTCATAGAGGGTAATCCATTCACTGCATCTTTCAATCTTGTAAATGCTTCAGTAACAGGTCAGACGAATCCTACCAAAAAATATTATCCTTCAATGACGGATGCTGTCAATCAGACTAACGAGATTCTGAATGCCAATAATTATATTGCCCCTAATGGATTTGTATATGTAAGAGTTTCCAATGCTCAGGGATGCTATACAGTAGCCAGAATTACCTTAGTAGTTATTGAGCCGGTATATTCTGCTACTCTTAAAGATGTAACCATTTGTGCAGAAGATCAGGCCACGTTGGATGCAGGTGCAGGATTCAAAAGTTATGAATGGAGTACAGGAGCCACTACCCAAACGATCAAAGCAGGAATTGGTGTATATTGGGTAAAACTTAAAACCGGAGAATGTATTGCAACACAAACGGTAAAAGTACTCCCTTCTGAACAGCCGGTTGTTTCCGGAATTGATATCTCGAATAATACAATTACTGTATCTGTAATAGGAGGGAATCCGGCATATAAATATTCAATAGACAATATCATTTGGCAGGACTCCAATATTTTTAATAACCTTTCGAGAGGTGATCATAAAGTATATGTAAAAGATGCTTATGATTGTGATCCTATAGAAATAGGAATTGTTGTTCCTAATTTAATCAATGTAATTACTCCTAATGCAGATGGAATAAATGATGTGATTGACTATTCTGCATTGGCCAATAAGCAAAACCTGATCATGAATGTTTTTGACCGTTATGGAAACAAAATTTTCCAGGCAGACAGATCAAATGGTTATAAATGGGATGGTACCCAGGGAGGAAGAAGAGTACCTACCGGAACTTACTGGTATTCTATTACATGGAATGAAAATGATAAAAATAATACAGCAATCAAATTTACAGGTTGGGTATTGGTAAAAAACAGAGAATAA